The DNA window TTTACCTCAGATGGAACATACTGCTGTGCAGCTGTAGCAACAGTAGCACAACAAATCCAGAGTAGCACCAGTACGGAGAGAACAAGTGTAGTAGTTAAAATCCAACCAGAATTTCTGAAATGTAATGAGCATCGTTAAAGTTGTTTATCCTGTTTTCTTAAACTGTCATTCCTAAAGACACACACTGGGTTTTACCAATCTGCATTCCCATGTCTAGATCATTCAGTTGAATGCTTCACTGGAAGAGTCTGGGAAACCAGTCTCCCACCCCAACTTAGTTACCTGTCCTTCAGGTACAGGGTAGGGAAGCGCAACAAATCAAGTCTGGCAGTTTCTTTACTAGATCCCAAGCGGACTCCTACTTTAAGCTATTTTGCCAACAAATCTCTCCATTAATTGCATTTTGAATGTATGACAGCAAAATCTCTAATCTCTTTCTGCCTTAAGAACCTCATTATACCAAGGAAATAGCAGCCAAATGTTTGGTGCAATTCTAAAGAACATAATGACCATActtgtcagaccaatggtccatctagcccagtatcctgtcttctgacagatgccagtgccagatgcttcagaggaaatgaacagaacaggacaatggAGTGATTCATCCACTatcacccagtcccagcttctggcagttgaaggtttagggatacccaacTATTCATAtaaaatgacggggtctaaattatcattaaccactcaagaaagatcttggagtcattgtggatagttctctgcaaacatccactcaatgtgcagcagcagtcacaaagcaaacagaatgttgagaatcattaagaaagggatagataagacagaaaatatattgcctctatataaatccacagtatgcccacatcttgaatactgcgtgcagatgtggttgccccatctcaaaaaagataatggacttggaaaaggttcagaaaagggcaacaaaaatgattagagttatggaacagctgccttatgaggagaaattaataagactgggacttttcagcttggaaaagagaagactaagaggggatatgatagaggtctataaaatcatgactggtgtggagaaagtaaatgaggaagtgttatttactccttctcataacacaagaactatgggccaccaaatgaaattaataggcagcaggtctaaaacaaacaaaaggaagtattttttacaacgcacagtcaacctgtggaactccttgcctgaggatgttgtgaaggccaagactaacaggattaaaaaaataactagataaattcatggaggataggtccatcaatgtctattagtcaggatgggcaggaatggtgtccctagcctctgtttgccagaagttgggaatgggtgacagcggatggatcacttgattacctgttctgttcattccctctaaggcacctggcactggccactgttgaagacaggatactaggctagatggacttttggtctgacccactatggccgttcttatgtaccttTTCTGattctaaaatattttttgatatgaggtgactagaactgcatgcagtattcaatatgtaggtgtaccatggattttctgtttttgtatCTATTCCTCTCTAGTTattaacattgttagcttttttgactgctctTGCACATTGAGATGTTTTCAGTGTACTTCTCACAATGATGTCAAGATCTTTCTtgcaactaatttagaccccattgttttGTATGTCTAGAAGTGTGTGAATGCATCCTGCTGCTCAGTAGCAAAGATTAATGAAAGAAAAAGAGCAAAGTTATATTGTATCCTATCAATCTAGAAATAAAGCAAAACTGCTTATTTATTCAGCACCTTTCACACTAGACAATCCCAAAGTACCACACCAATCAATCCCTTCACCCTGATATGCAGCCAGATCTAGGAGACGAGTGAAatgtagcagctgtttaacagtttGCAGCAAAATATCAGTAGTGTGGGACAGGAAATGACAAATATCATGGTTAGGTTAAACTGCATGGAGAGATTAGGTTGGCCAAATAGACAAGTATATTGTGGCCAATATCTATTTTCTTGATAACACAAGTGCTCAAGACCTCCCCTTTAACAGCTCCTCCAAAACATCATTTTTCTTTAATACAGTTCTGTCAGCTTAAGATTCTCTGATGGAGTATATGACATGTAAAATATATGGGGAAGGAAAGTCATCCTACCATTTAAGCTTTTACAAGACAGTAGAAGATACATACATAGACAGACATTTGAAAAAGCTATTGCTTTCCTCCTCTTCAAAAAATCCTCTGTGTGTCTGTGAACCTCTTGGCTGTAGGTCTGCTGAAATATCACAATGACAGCTCCATTACAaggttacaatttaaaaaaagacttgtGTTTAAAAAACTCTAGTCTCATATAGTCCCTGTCTATACCATGACACTGATAGTAGAAAGCTTCTTTAAAATGGTTCTAATTCCAGTGTGGCAAGGGCATAAATACCACActatatttaaaatacattttaaaaagagtttatttATTACTATGGCCTTTGTTGCAATGTATACAGGGTGAAGGTGACAGTCTGCCCATAATGACTTTTTCCTTTGTGGAAGATTTGACTTACTCTTGCAAGTTATGAATATTTTCATTTGCACTCTAGAGAACCCAAACTAACTTACAGGAGGTTTTGCTCAACGATGATTCTTTCAGATCTGTGGTGTCCTGTGGAACATATTGAACTTCTGGCTTTGACTAAAACAATAATGAAAATTGTAAGGTCTTATTTGTATTTCATAAAGCTTCAATTAACCTTAAACTTATAGTCATCCCATAAGCATCATTCACATTTGCAAAAGAAATGGGAAAATTTTTTGACACACTATCCATTTAAGTTAATCTTTCTACCTTGCAAATCCAGTGACCACTACAAAGAGAGACTGACTGCTGCCAAACATTAAGCATGCAGTTACTTGCCGAGACGGCTCTGCTATCTGTTGTGTGATTGGAAGACTAAGGAGATCAACAGTTAACACCCAGGATACCCAAAGCCTtgtaaaagtaaaaaagcaagcaagcaccTGGAATATAACTATTTTGCCATCATCTGCTTGAAGGTAGAAGGTCCATGAGGAAGTTATGAAGCTCTGTGCTGAGTCCATCATGTCACTCCAGAATGATCTCACCAGTGTCAGAGGGAAAAGGAGATGAATCCTTGGCATCAGGGACATTAACTGTAAACACATCACTAACTGGTTTTCAATTTGTTCTATACATATTCAAACAATTTAACACTGTCCCCAGTAAGGTTTTAGTCTTTAAATAGAGAATTTCTCTCCATCTTTCTACACACACACttattaaatttgaaaaaaaaagtgagacaATCTGAGCAGCAGAAAAAAAAGTAGGTGCATTTGACAAACATGCTACATGCTTACTTGCTCTTGTCTCAGTTCAGCAAATGGTTGCTGATTCTGGCACCCAAGATGGCAAGCATATTGTTCATCAGACTGGGAATACGCTTCAGTACAAGCTGCAAAGAAGAAACGTTGCGTAAATTGAAAATAATTTCACATCTTAAGTCAGCAACTGAAAGCACGAGTGTAAGGTGTAGGTACAGTTGGATAAGGACTCAAGGGACAATTTTAAAGACTCCCAATCCCACCTAAGGAATAATATGAGAGCAATGTACCAATACTGGTACTGGGTTCTTTGGGCTGATGTAATCTAGATGATCTATCTAGAATAGGCATAAAACTGGGTTATATCTAAAAACTGAATGCAGCAACAGCATTTGatcacaaaaatgaggaaaagcaaaaaacaatcaaaataaagaaagagcaaTTACTGGTATAGAAAATTCCAACATAGTGACGTAAATTAACACAGCCTCAACCCAGTAGAATAGGCAAGGATTTTGTACCAGAGATGGCATGGATCACCAACCAGAGTTCTGAAAGACCCTCCCACAGTACTATGGCCTTCCCTCCCACATACCATGAAAGAGTTCAAGTTTTGCTCCAGAGGATGGAAGTAAACTAACAGAAGAATCTATCAAACCTCAGAGAGCCATGGCATAACAGGAAACAAAGGAGGGTTTGCCCATCAGTGTTGCATGAGTATAGTTAGACTTTCTATACCAATTTCAAGCTCTATCAAAAAGATAGAGTCAGCTCTGCTCTTATTTCCAAATATCCGTATCCAATACTTAAAATAAAGGACAGACTAGCAATTACAGGAGAGAAGCCAGAAGATTTGTATTCTATTTGTGGCTTAGCCACCCACCTGCAGTATGACCTTGGGGAAAGTCCCTACACCTGGGGATAATCCTCTCTCACTAGGGTACTGGGAAGCTTAGGCCAGAAGgcacaaaaagaacaggcgtgACAAGTAAAAGTGCATACTGAACGTAAATACTATCCATTTTCTCAAGGAAGAGGAAAATGAACACGCATACAACCAGATATGGGCAGCCTATGGAAACAAGGCAGACAAAATCCTGGCAGGGAATGCACAGTAATCAGCCAAATAACTGAGTGTGCAGTTCTCAGGAGCCTGAGCAGCAGTCCTATGGTAAAACAGTTACAAAGCCACAGAATCGGCAGTCACAGAAGCACCTAGAGACAGAACTGAACAATGGCCAGGGAGTGCATCACAAAGCACAGGACAGCCACCAAGCAATGAACAAAATCAGTGTTATAAGACCACTGCAAATGAACAGGCAGAAGGCAACAGCCCAGGGTGGCAATGTCGTACAGGAAAGGAGGCAACAATTCAGACTCAACTCTACATTTGGACTTTTGCTGCACCACCCCTTTTTATGATATCCCTTGATGTGTGGTTTGGCAATTGAAAAGAAATGCCTGGATCACAGCTGTGCACAGGATACTGCTTCTCTGCAGCTCTAGCCTATTTCCAGCCCATATAACACAGCTCTGTATTGCATTAAAGTGCCTTTCCCCAACTCTCTCTGCTATTGGAGCTGGCCACTGCCCCTTTGGCCTTCAGCACAAGATTGAGCCTCTTTTTAGTGCTGAGTTGGCACTTACCCACTTTTAGACTACACAGGGAGAGCTGCTCCCTCTCCTGCCTTGCGTGGTTCACACCACACTTTTAATTTCAGTACACGAACCTTCATGTTTATCAATTGCTTTAAGATCCTTGGCTGGAAGTACTACAGAACTACAAAGAAATATTAGCTTGGTATATAGTTTGTAACAAGTACAGTCTTTTCACAGTTTTAATTATCGACATTCCTTGTCTGATCTTCAGATAATTAATCTTTTTAAACAATTAGTTATTCATGAATGCTTGATATTTAA is part of the Mauremys mutica isolate MM-2020 ecotype Southern chromosome 8, ASM2049712v1, whole genome shotgun sequence genome and encodes:
- the TMEM59 gene encoding transmembrane protein 59 isoform X4, with translation MAAPRGNLSGLGLVLLLLMCGRGWAAAGSSEAFDSALGSTASCHRACQLTYPLHTYPKEEELYACQRGCRLFSICQFVDDGIDLNLTKLECDSACTEAYSQSDEQYACHLGCQNQQPFAELRQEQLMSLMPRIHLLFPLTLVRSFWSDMMDSAQSFITSSWTFYLQADDGKIVIFQSKPEVQYVPQDTTDLKESSLSKTSYLQPRGSQTHRGFFEEEESNSFFKCLSINSGWILTTTLVLSVLVLLWICCATVATAAQQYVPSEKLSIYGDLEYMNEKLTRYPASALVVVRCKTDEHEESGPPPTKVNLAHSAI
- the TMEM59 gene encoding transmembrane protein 59 isoform X3, giving the protein MAAPRGNLSGLGLVLLLLMCGRGWAAAGSSEAFDSALGSTASCHRACQLTYPLHTYPKEEELYACQRGCRLFSICQFVDDGIDLNLTKLECDSACTEAYSQSDEQYACHLGCQNQQPFAELRQEQLMSLMPRIHLLFPLTLVRSFWSDMMDSAQSFITSSWTFYLQADDGKIVIFQSKPEVQYVPQDTTDLKESSLSKTSSDLQPRGSQTHRGFFEEEESNSFFKCLSINSGWILTTTLVLSVLVLLWICCATVATAAQQYVPSEKLSIYGDLEYMNEKLTRYPASALVVVRCKTDEHEESGPPPTKVNLAHSAI